From one Halosimplex rubrum genomic stretch:
- a CDS encoding ribonucleotide-diphosphate reductase subunit beta — MPITYTTDNDTHDPNKILPMDYEWAREYYQSGVANNWTPEEIPMGEDARQYEDGTLTEAEKDLVEWNLGFFSTAESLTANNIVLAVYDYVTAPECRQYLLRQAYEEAVHTDTFIYCCDSLGFDPEYLYGMYDRIPAIEAKDDFVVDLTRVVDDPDFTIDDDEDVRAFLRDLIGFYVVMEGIFFYAGFAMMLGLKRQNKLTGIGQQFEYIMRDESLHLGFGVDLIDQIRTETDAWTDDFEAEVIELVREAVELEARYAREACPDEILGMGPEQFAEYVEYVADRRCSQLDLPEQYGTDNPFDWMSEAADLNKEKNFFETQVTEYQSGGQLEW, encoded by the coding sequence ATGCCGATAACCTACACGACGGACAACGACACGCACGACCCGAACAAGATCCTGCCGATGGACTACGAGTGGGCCCGCGAGTACTACCAGTCGGGCGTCGCCAACAACTGGACGCCCGAGGAGATCCCCATGGGCGAGGACGCCAGACAGTACGAGGACGGCACGCTCACGGAAGCCGAGAAGGACCTCGTCGAGTGGAACCTCGGCTTCTTCTCGACCGCGGAGTCGCTGACGGCCAACAACATCGTCCTCGCGGTCTACGATTACGTCACCGCCCCGGAGTGTCGCCAGTACCTGCTCCGGCAGGCCTACGAGGAGGCCGTCCACACGGACACGTTCATCTACTGCTGTGACTCGCTGGGGTTCGACCCCGAGTACCTCTACGGCATGTACGACCGCATCCCCGCCATCGAGGCGAAAGACGACTTCGTCGTCGACCTCACCCGCGTCGTCGACGACCCCGACTTCACCATCGACGACGACGAGGACGTGCGAGCCTTTCTCCGGGACCTGATCGGCTTCTACGTCGTCATGGAGGGCATCTTCTTCTACGCCGGGTTCGCGATGATGCTCGGGCTCAAACGCCAGAACAAGCTGACCGGTATCGGCCAGCAGTTCGAGTACATCATGCGCGACGAGTCGCTGCACCTGGGGTTCGGCGTCGACCTGATCGACCAGATCCGGACCGAGACCGACGCCTGGACCGACGACTTCGAGGCCGAGGTGATCGAACTGGTCCGCGAGGCCGTCGAGCTGGAGGCCCGCTACGCCCGCGAGGCCTGCCCCGACGAGATTCTCGGGATGGGCCCGGAGCAGTTCGCCGAGTACGTCGAGTACGTCGCGGACCGGCGGTGTTCGCAGCTCGACCTCCCCGAGCAGTACGGGACGGACAATCCCTTCGACTGGATGTCCGAGGCCGCGGACCTCAACAAGGAGAAGAACTTCTTCGAGACGCAGGTGACCGAGTACCAGAGCGGCGGGCAACTGGAGTGGTGA
- a CDS encoding ribonucleoside-diphosphate reductase subunit alpha, whose amino-acid sequence MSTLTAQSTIRSVLERARTGHEDIIDDETLDELVESVERSLYDGVDADDRDEGIVGELTARIERHPAYDDAAARVARRKHFRAVTGEDPPGDGWALPADEDGRVTDDADLDDDYADAYREAFVEGIEQGVRADIVDERLLTYDLAEMAAAIRPERDERFDHIAVDTLAQRYFLDDDGDPLELPQAFWMRVAMGIALREPVDDRADRAREFYELLSTLRFVHSSPTLFHAGTTHPQLASCYVTTVPDDLEGIFDAYKSHAKLSKWSGGLGTDWTPVRASGSLIESTGVESTGTVPFLKISNDVTAAINRSGKRRGAACAYMEPWHLDYPDFLDLKRNTGDERRRTHDMNTAAWVPDLFMKRVAADEQWTLFSPDEVPDLHEAHGEEFEELYREYERKADAGELRQYERVDAADLWRDTLTRLFETGHPWITFKDACNVRSPQDHAGTIRSSNLCTEITLNTSTEETAVCNLGSVNLSEHVTGAARSAAENASGETASDGIQREKLEDTVETAMRMLDNVVDLNFYPTDRSADSNMTHRPIGLGMMGFHEALIEQRVPMNSERAVAFADEVTEFVAYNAILASSKLAAERGTYDSYEGSKWDRGLLPQDTVDLLEAERGREVDVDVEERLDWDRVREHVAEHGMRNSNTMAVAPTATISTIAGTSASIEPLYSNLYVKSNMSGDFTVVNDDLVADLEGRGLWTDEIRDRIKFHDGSVQEIAEIPDDLRELYRTAFEVDPRHQLRLSAARGVWIDQSQSHNVFFPETDGSLLADVYETAWDLGLKTTYYLRTLGASQFEKSTLDMGEYGRTQTKERGGDVADGDGSASDESAGADGDRADGDLPSVEDPTCDACQ is encoded by the coding sequence ATGAGTACGCTGACAGCGCAGTCGACGATCCGCTCCGTCCTGGAGCGCGCACGCACAGGCCACGAAGACATCATCGACGACGAGACCCTCGACGAGCTCGTCGAATCGGTCGAACGCTCGCTGTACGACGGCGTCGACGCCGACGACCGCGACGAGGGCATCGTGGGGGAGCTGACCGCCCGCATCGAGCGCCACCCGGCCTACGACGACGCGGCCGCCCGCGTCGCCCGCCGCAAGCACTTCCGCGCCGTCACCGGCGAGGACCCGCCCGGCGACGGCTGGGCGCTCCCCGCCGACGAGGACGGCCGAGTCACCGACGACGCCGACCTCGACGACGACTACGCCGACGCCTACCGCGAGGCGTTCGTCGAGGGGATCGAGCAGGGGGTCCGCGCCGACATCGTCGACGAGCGACTCCTGACCTACGACCTGGCGGAGATGGCGGCGGCGATCCGGCCCGAGCGCGACGAGCGCTTCGACCACATCGCCGTCGACACGCTCGCCCAGCGGTACTTCCTCGACGACGACGGCGACCCGCTGGAACTCCCACAGGCGTTCTGGATGCGCGTCGCGATGGGCATCGCCCTGCGCGAACCCGTCGACGACCGCGCCGACCGCGCACGCGAGTTCTACGAACTGCTCTCGACGCTGCGGTTCGTCCACTCCTCGCCCACGCTCTTCCACGCGGGCACCACGCACCCCCAGCTCGCCTCCTGTTACGTCACGACCGTCCCCGACGACCTGGAGGGCATCTTCGACGCCTACAAGTCCCACGCCAAGCTCTCGAAGTGGTCCGGCGGCCTCGGAACCGACTGGACCCCCGTCCGGGCGTCGGGCTCGCTCATCGAGTCGACCGGCGTCGAGTCGACGGGGACCGTGCCCTTCCTCAAGATCTCCAACGACGTGACCGCCGCGATCAACCGCTCGGGCAAGCGCCGCGGCGCCGCCTGCGCCTACATGGAGCCGTGGCACCTGGACTACCCCGACTTCCTCGACCTGAAGCGCAACACCGGCGACGAGCGCCGGCGCACCCACGACATGAACACCGCCGCGTGGGTGCCCGACCTGTTCATGAAACGGGTCGCGGCGGACGAACAGTGGACCCTCTTCTCGCCCGACGAGGTCCCGGACCTCCACGAGGCTCACGGCGAGGAGTTCGAGGAGCTGTACCGCGAGTACGAACGGAAGGCCGACGCGGGCGAACTGCGCCAGTACGAGCGCGTCGACGCCGCCGACCTCTGGCGCGACACCCTCACTCGCCTCTTCGAGACCGGCCACCCCTGGATCACGTTCAAAGACGCCTGCAACGTCCGATCGCCCCAGGACCACGCCGGCACGATCCGCTCGTCGAACCTCTGTACCGAGATCACGCTCAACACCTCCACCGAGGAGACCGCCGTCTGTAACCTCGGCTCGGTGAACCTCTCGGAGCACGTGACTGGCGCGGCGCGAAGCGCCGCGGAAAACGCGAGCGGTGAAACCGCGAGCGACGGCATCCAGCGCGAGAAGCTCGAAGACACGGTCGAGACGGCGATGCGGATGCTCGACAACGTCGTCGACCTGAACTTCTACCCGACCGACCGCTCGGCGGACTCGAACATGACCCATCGACCCATCGGGCTGGGGATGATGGGCTTCCACGAGGCGCTGATCGAACAGCGCGTCCCGATGAACTCCGAGCGGGCGGTCGCGTTCGCCGACGAGGTCACCGAGTTCGTCGCCTACAACGCCATCCTGGCCTCCTCGAAGCTCGCCGCCGAGCGCGGCACCTACGACAGCTACGAGGGGTCGAAGTGGGACCGCGGCCTGCTCCCGCAGGACACCGTCGACCTGCTGGAAGCGGAGCGCGGCCGCGAGGTCGACGTCGACGTCGAGGAGCGACTCGACTGGGACCGGGTCCGCGAACACGTCGCCGAGCACGGCATGCGCAACTCGAACACGATGGCCGTCGCGCCCACGGCGACCATCTCGACCATCGCCGGCACCTCCGCCTCGATCGAGCCGCTCTACTCCAATCTCTACGTCAAGTCGAACATGAGCGGCGACTTCACCGTCGTCAACGACGACCTGGTCGCCGACCTCGAAGGTCGGGGCCTGTGGACCGACGAGATCCGCGACCGGATCAAGTTCCACGACGGCTCGGTCCAGGAGATCGCGGAGATACCCGACGACCTGCGGGAGCTCTATCGCACCGCCTTCGAGGTCGACCCGCGCCACCAGCTCCGCCTCTCGGCGGCCCGCGGCGTCTGGATCGACCAGAGCCAGAGCCACAACGTCTTCTTCCCCGAGACCGACGGGAGCCTCCTCGCCGACGTGTACGAGACCGCCTGGGATCTCGGCCTGAAGACGACCTACTACCTGCGGACGCTGGGCGCCAGCCAGTTCGAGAAGTCCACGCTCGACATGGGCGAGTACGGCCGCACCCAGACGAAAGAGCGCGGCGGCGACGTGGCCGACGGCGACGGGAGCGCGAGCGACGAGTCGGCAGGCGCCGACGGGGACCGCGCCGACGGCGACCTGCCGAGCGTCGAGGACCCGACCTGCGACGCCTGCCAGTGA
- the uvrB gene encoding excinuclease ABC subunit UvrB: MSDTEGPLSPDRPDAESDFRVDAPFDPAGDQPEAIEGLAAGFRRGMDEQTLLGVTGSGKTNTVSWVVEETQMPTLVIAHNKTLAAQLYEEFRELFPDNAVEYFVSYYDYYQPEAYVEQTDKYIEKDASINDEIDRLRHSATRSLLTRDDVIVVASVSAIYGLGDPQNYVDMSLELEVGQEIDRDEVLKRLVDLNYERNDVDFTQGTFRVRGDTLEIYPMYGRYAVRVEFWGDEIDRMLKVDPLEGEVESSEPAVLVHPAEHYSIPEQRLQRAIAEIEELKEERVRYFERNGDAVAAQRIDERTTFDLEMMRETGYCSGIENYSVHLSERESGDAPYTLLDYFPEDFLTVIDESHQTIPQIKGQFAGDRSRKESLIDNGFRLPTAYDNRPLTFEEFQDKTDKTLYVSATPADYEREHSEQVVEQIVRPTHLVDPAVEVSPAEGQIDDLMDRIDGRVDRDERVLVTTLTKRMAEDLTEYLEEAGVAVEYMHDETDTLERHELIRSLRLGEIDVLVGINLLREGLDIPEVSLVAILDADQEGFLRSETTLVQTMGRAARNVNGEVVLYADDPSDAMESAIAETNRRREIQEAYNEEHGFTPTTIDKEIGESSLPGSKTDTGDAASLAPDDDEEAARAIERLQERMEDAADNLEFELAADIRDRIHELREEYDLAGGDDEEGVVPEPVDEF; encoded by the coding sequence ATGAGCGACACCGAGGGGCCCCTGTCGCCGGACAGGCCGGACGCCGAAAGCGACTTCCGCGTCGACGCGCCGTTCGACCCGGCGGGCGACCAGCCCGAGGCGATCGAAGGGCTCGCCGCGGGCTTTCGCCGGGGCATGGACGAACAGACCCTGCTCGGCGTGACCGGGTCGGGCAAGACCAACACCGTCTCCTGGGTCGTCGAGGAGACCCAGATGCCGACGCTCGTCATCGCCCACAACAAGACGCTGGCCGCCCAGCTCTACGAGGAGTTCCGCGAGCTGTTCCCCGACAACGCCGTCGAGTACTTCGTCTCGTACTACGACTACTACCAGCCCGAGGCCTACGTCGAACAGACCGACAAGTACATCGAGAAAGACGCCTCCATCAACGACGAGATTGACCGCCTGCGCCACTCCGCGACCCGCTCGCTCCTCACCCGCGACGACGTGATCGTCGTCGCCTCGGTGTCGGCCATCTACGGCCTGGGCGACCCGCAGAACTACGTCGACATGAGCCTCGAACTGGAGGTCGGCCAGGAGATCGACCGCGACGAGGTGCTCAAACGGCTCGTCGACCTCAACTACGAGCGCAACGACGTGGACTTCACGCAGGGCACCTTCCGGGTGCGGGGCGACACTCTGGAGATCTACCCGATGTACGGCCGCTACGCCGTCCGCGTCGAGTTCTGGGGCGACGAGATCGACCGGATGTTGAAGGTCGACCCGCTGGAGGGCGAGGTGGAATCGAGCGAGCCCGCCGTCCTCGTCCACCCGGCCGAACACTACTCGATCCCCGAACAGCGCCTCCAGCGCGCGATCGCCGAGATCGAGGAATTGAAGGAGGAGCGAGTCAGGTACTTCGAGCGCAACGGCGACGCCGTCGCCGCCCAGCGCATCGACGAGCGCACCACCTTCGACCTGGAGATGATGCGCGAGACGGGCTACTGCTCGGGCATCGAGAACTACTCCGTCCACCTCTCCGAACGGGAGTCGGGCGACGCGCCGTACACCTTGCTGGACTACTTCCCCGAGGACTTCCTCACCGTCATCGACGAGTCCCACCAGACGATCCCCCAGATCAAGGGCCAGTTCGCGGGCGACCGCTCCCGCAAGGAGTCGCTGATCGACAACGGGTTCCGGCTCCCGACGGCCTACGACAACCGCCCGCTCACCTTCGAGGAGTTCCAGGACAAGACCGACAAGACCCTCTACGTCTCCGCGACGCCCGCCGACTACGAACGCGAACACAGCGAGCAGGTCGTCGAGCAGATCGTCCGTCCCACCCACCTCGTCGACCCCGCGGTCGAGGTCTCGCCCGCCGAGGGGCAGATCGACGACCTCATGGACCGGATCGACGGTCGCGTCGACCGCGACGAGCGCGTGCTCGTCACCACCCTGACCAAGCGGATGGCCGAAGACCTGACCGAGTATCTGGAGGAAGCGGGCGTCGCCGTCGAGTATATGCACGACGAGACGGACACGCTCGAACGCCACGAACTCATCCGGTCGCTCCGGCTGGGAGAGATCGACGTGCTCGTCGGGATCAACCTCCTCCGGGAGGGCCTGGACATCCCCGAGGTCTCGCTGGTCGCCATCCTCGACGCCGACCAGGAGGGGTTCCTGCGCTCGGAGACGACGCTCGTCCAGACGATGGGCCGCGCCGCGCGCAACGTCAACGGCGAGGTCGTCCTCTACGCCGACGACCCCAGCGACGCCATGGAGTCGGCCATCGCCGAGACCAACCGCCGCCGGGAGATCCAGGAGGCGTACAACGAGGAACACGGCTTCACGCCCACGACCATCGACAAGGAGATCGGCGAATCGTCGCTGCCCGGGAGCAAGACTGACACCGGCGACGCCGCCTCGCTGGCGCCCGACGACGACGAGGAGGCCGCCCGCGCCATCGAACGACTCCAGGAGCGCATGGAGGACGCCGCCGACAACCTGGAGTTCGAACTCGCCGCCGACATCCGCGACCGCATCCACGAGCTCCGCGAGGAGTACGACCTCGCCGGCGGCGACGACGAGGAGGGCGTCGTCCCCGAACCCGTCGACGAGTTCTGA
- the upp gene encoding uracil phosphoribosyltransferase encodes MAIEDRGDASLITHALATDVLTRLRDVKTEQVEFRKGLVKLGRICGYEIIDGAMETEYVAVETPLTETMGQRVKGLDDVVIVNVLRAATPFVEGLLKAFPRARQGVISASRDEAAGMDESGRFPISVDYVKLPDIEPEDTVIVADPMLATGSTMCAVLERVLEGQPEPENLFVLSAVSAPEGLLQVSEAVPEAELLTVAIDDELDEDGYIVPGLGDAGDRAFRTTE; translated from the coding sequence ATGGCGATCGAAGACCGCGGCGACGCGAGCCTGATCACTCACGCGCTCGCGACGGACGTGTTGACCCGGTTGCGCGACGTGAAGACCGAACAGGTGGAGTTCCGGAAGGGACTCGTCAAGCTCGGCCGGATCTGCGGCTACGAGATCATCGACGGCGCGATGGAGACGGAGTACGTCGCCGTCGAGACGCCGCTGACCGAGACGATGGGCCAGCGCGTCAAGGGCCTCGACGACGTGGTCATCGTCAACGTGCTCCGCGCGGCGACGCCGTTCGTCGAGGGGCTGCTGAAGGCGTTCCCCCGCGCCCGCCAGGGCGTCATCTCCGCCAGTCGCGACGAGGCCGCCGGCATGGACGAGTCCGGGCGGTTCCCCATCTCCGTCGACTACGTGAAGCTCCCGGACATCGAGCCCGAGGACACCGTCATCGTCGCCGACCCGATGCTGGCGACGGGGTCGACGATGTGCGCCGTGCTGGAGCGGGTACTGGAGGGCCAACCCGAGCCCGAGAACCTGTTCGTCCTCTCGGCGGTGAGCGCCCCGGAGGGGCTGTTGCAAGTGAGCGAGGCCGTCCCGGAGGCCGAACTGCTCACCGTCGCGATCGACGACGAACTCGACGAGGACGGCTACATCGTGCCCGGACTCGGCGACGCCGGCGACCGGGCGTTCCGGACGACGGAGTAG
- a CDS encoding sensor histidine kinase, whose protein sequence is MTGDASAEAGGFPRQVVGSAALLTVTMVAEAIARASGWGQWTGGGALVFTGEFLVGVVTTIPFLVGIGYVGYRLPEGDLDPERYPRVRRWFVGSAVASAVFNLVLIAVIGTTSVGMFVAWVRWSAAVGAGIGLAVGLSEAKAIQRSVDAARAEFRAEHAASQRDFLDYLNGLLRHEILNATQVISGNAEVLRNDHDPGTAAHDRGTTIYRQSQDVTEVIQNVRELLHATWTEKPLESVDAASVLRAQIETADSRYDEATFEADVPERALVEANPLLGRVFGNLLANAVEHSDGPVSVSVTMAVADDEVSVRVADDGPGVPQGEVSDLFDRPDTLAVDHGIGLYLSAKLVEQYRGTIDLAENGGDGAVFRVRLPRATDDTAVDPAEPRDPDITPATPLGSVDRSGSPTAPSDGHRRTD, encoded by the coding sequence ATGACAGGGGACGCGTCCGCGGAGGCCGGGGGCTTCCCGCGACAGGTGGTCGGTTCGGCCGCACTACTGACGGTCACGATGGTCGCAGAGGCGATCGCCCGTGCGAGCGGATGGGGGCAGTGGACAGGCGGTGGGGCGCTGGTGTTCACGGGGGAGTTCCTGGTCGGTGTCGTCACGACGATCCCGTTCCTCGTCGGGATCGGGTACGTCGGGTACCGACTCCCGGAGGGCGACCTGGACCCCGAGCGATACCCGCGGGTCCGGCGGTGGTTCGTCGGGTCGGCCGTCGCGTCCGCGGTCTTCAATCTCGTGCTCATCGCCGTGATCGGGACCACCTCGGTCGGGATGTTCGTCGCGTGGGTGCGCTGGAGCGCGGCCGTGGGCGCCGGGATAGGGTTGGCCGTCGGCCTCTCCGAGGCGAAGGCCATCCAGCGGTCGGTCGACGCGGCCCGCGCCGAGTTCCGCGCCGAGCATGCCGCCAGTCAGCGGGACTTCCTCGACTATCTCAACGGGCTACTCAGACACGAGATCCTGAACGCGACGCAGGTCATCTCCGGGAACGCGGAGGTGTTGCGCAACGACCACGACCCCGGGACAGCCGCGCACGACCGCGGCACGACGATCTACCGCCAGAGCCAGGACGTGACGGAGGTGATCCAGAACGTCCGGGAGCTCCTGCACGCCACGTGGACCGAGAAACCCCTCGAATCGGTCGACGCGGCGTCGGTCCTGCGCGCCCAGATCGAGACGGCCGACTCCCGGTACGACGAGGCGACGTTCGAGGCGGACGTGCCCGAACGCGCACTCGTCGAGGCGAACCCGTTGCTGGGACGCGTGTTCGGCAACCTGCTGGCGAACGCCGTCGAACACAGCGACGGTCCCGTGTCGGTGTCGGTGACGATGGCCGTCGCCGACGACGAGGTATCCGTTCGCGTCGCCGACGACGGCCCGGGCGTCCCGCAGGGCGAGGTCTCCGACCTGTTCGACCGCCCGGACACGCTCGCCGTCGACCACGGCATCGGTCTGTACCTCTCCGCGAAACTCGTCGAGCAGTACCGCGGCACGATCGACCTCGCCGAAAACGGCGGGGACGGCGCCGTCTTCCGCGTCCGCCTCCCCAGAGCCACCGACGACACCGCCGTGGACCCCGCCGAACCACGTGACCCCGATATCACACCCGCGACGCCCCTCGGATCGGTCGACCGCAGCGGCTCACCGACCGCCCCTTCGGACGGCCACCGCCGGACCGACTGA